TTCTTCAATTTTTTGCACAAAAATATCCCAATCATCCAGATCAAAGGTTTGTTCAGGCAATCCGGGGTAACCGGGAAACCAAATAAAAGAATCAAAATATTTTGAAAACCTGGACACAAAAGAGGAGGCCCAGGGTAACCCAAGCAAGGTAATTTGAGCCGTGGGATAAGCTTGTCTCAAAGCCCGGAATGCAGGTACAGCGCAAAGCATATCACCCAATTGCAACGCTCTGAAAACAGCAATCTTCTTTACATTTTCGGGTTTAAATTTCATAGAAAAAACACTTTATAACGAATTGCTCCCCGTAAAGTCCAGTAAACAGACAGATATGGAATCAGCAGAGAAGTAAGTATCATTTCCATTCTGTGTGAAACAGACAGATTTGTATGTTTTAATCTTTTATGGATAAAATTCACAACAAAATAAAACCAGATAATGAATGTAATCAACGCCGGCAAAGGCTGTTTTGCAATCAAAAAGATGACTGAAATCAAACTTAATAATATGATTGCATAGTAACTCCAGACCGGCTCCGCTGAAATTTTACTTTTATATAAATCAGGAAATTTTTTAAATAATAAGGCATTGAACATACTTTTCTTCTGCTCCTTCAAACTTATTCCCCAAGGCGCTTCTCGGACCGGATGAACTACTTCCGCGGTATCAATTCTTAGAATCGGAATTCCATGTTCCATGAGTGCAAATTCCAGGGCAGAATCTTCTCTCCAGGCTATGGGAAATTCTTCATCAAAACCTTTAATCTCTTCTAATGATGCTCTGCTGCATGCACAATTTGCGGTAATAAAATCTGCGGTTTCAAGGTTTGCAACATTCTTTTCATAATCTGTTGGAAGATCAGGAACCGGCACTACTACATTTCCTGTAAACGCTACAAGTTGTTCATTGAGTTGACTGGAATAGGCTTCCAGATAGCCAGCAAGCCAGTCGGCAGAGGGCATGCAATCATCGTCAGTAAAAGCAATCAGTTCTCCTTTTGCTTTTTTCCAGCCGAAATTCCTGGCAGCAGCCGGACCTTTCTTTTCAGGTGTAAAGAAAAAGTGAAGATCCAGACCTTCCACTAATTCTTTAAACTGATTTATCATATTCATCGTTGGTTCATCCGGTCCATCCGAAACAACAAGAATTTCAAACTGACTGAATGGAAAGTTCTGCTTAGCCAGCGCAATGAGGCATTTTTTTAAAAGATGCGGACGCCGGTAAGTAGGTATAACCACAGAAATACAAACAGACATAATTTATTTCTCTAATATGAATGAGTTGATAATCAAGGCATCGAAAGGCGATGTCCAAAAACATTCAATCGCATCTCTTGGCGAACAAACAATAGGTTCTCCCCTGGTATTGAAAGAAGTATTTACTAAGACCGGTACACCTGTAAGTTTTTTAAATTCCCTGATCAGGTCATAATATTCCGGATGCTGATCGCGATTAATCGTTTGTACCCGTGCAGTTCCATCCGTGTGGCGTACGGCCGGTATTTTGTCGGCCTTATCCGCCTGAACCGGATAAACAAAAAGCATAAAAGGTGAAAAACTTCCGCCCACAAACCATTCCGCTACATCCTCCTCCAACACCACTGGCGCTACGGGACGAAAGTCTTCACGATCTTTGATGTCATTTAATCTGGCCTGCATTTCTTGTGGAATTGGTGATGCCAGAATAGAACGGCTGCCGAGCGACCTTGGTCCAAATTCCATTCTTCCCTGATACCAGGCAATTATTTTGTTATCGGCCAAAATAGCCGCCGTTTCCTTAGCTACATCTGTTAGTTTTCTATAAGGCGTTTTCGCCCAGATCATGAATTTTTCAATTTCTTCATCAGAGTAAGATGGTCCCCAATAGACATGATCCATTATTGCCGCATACCTACCTGTGCTTCTCTTGGTATTCAGATTTACATCAACCCAAAGTGCCGCGCCGAGCGCAGTACCAGCATCGCCGGCAGCAGGCTGTACCCAAATATTTTTAAACGGACTTTTATCCCTGATTACCGCATTCATCACACAATTCAGTGCAACGCCGCCAGCCATGCACAAATTTTCACTATCCGTTTTCGAATAAAGCCAGTTCACAAGCTGTAAAACAGTTTCTTCCAGAACTTTTTGAAGAGAATGTGCTATATCAAAATGAATTTCGTCAAATGAATCATCTTTCATCCGGCCAATACCCCACCATTTTTCAGGCTCAAATTCATCAATTGTATAATTCCCATTGTCTCCCACATGAATAACCGAGCGAAATTCATCAACATATTTCGGCTTGCCATAAGAGGCCAAAGCCATAACTTTATATTCATCGGAAGAATGCAGAAAACCAAGATAGGTAGTAATTTTCTCATATAACATACCCAGCGAATGCGGCATATCAACCGTTGCCAGCTGCGTCATAACATTTCCTTCTCCAAGAAAATAACCTGTCGTTGCCTTTTCGCCTCTGCCGTCCAATGTTATAACCGCCGCTTTTTCGTAAGGCGACGGATAAAAAGCACTGGCCGCATGGGCAATATGATGATTGACAAAATGCCATTTCTCCCGTAACGAACCAGCTCCTGCAAAACGTTTTTGTAAATGATGTGGATAGCCGTCTCTCAGCTGTTCCGGGGCATTTTTGATATAATTAAGAAAAAGTTCATCCCAATCTTTATAAACATTTATTTCTGGTTCCGTTAACACATCATCCAGATTATTGTTGGTATAAGGTCTTAAATTCTCATTATCCAAAAGGTTTTCTTCCATTCCCTGCGGATCGAAAGAATAAGCA
The nucleotide sequence above comes from Dyadobacter subterraneus. Encoded proteins:
- a CDS encoding glycosyltransferase family 2 protein, whose translation is MSVCISVVIPTYRRPHLLKKCLIALAKQNFPFSQFEILVVSDGPDEPTMNMINQFKELVEGLDLHFFFTPEKKGPAAARNFGWKKAKGELIAFTDDDCMPSADWLAGYLEAYSSQLNEQLVAFTGNVVVPVPDLPTDYEKNVANLETADFITANCACSRASLEEIKGFDEEFPIAWREDSALEFALMEHGIPILRIDTAEVVHPVREAPWGISLKEQKKSMFNALLFKKFPDLYKSKISAEPVWSYYAIILLSLISVIFLIAKQPLPALITFIIWFYFVVNFIHKRLKHTNLSVSHRMEMILTSLLIPYLSVYWTLRGAIRYKVFFL
- a CDS encoding carbamoyltransferase family protein, with amino-acid sequence MYVLGINAAFHDSAAALVKDGKIIAAAEEERFTHIKHGKRPLPFSTYELPFHAIDYCLKTAGIHLKDVDRFAYSFDPQGMEENLLDNENLRPYTNNNLDDVLTEPEINVYKDWDELFLNYIKNAPEQLRDGYPHHLQKRFAGAGSLREKWHFVNHHIAHAASAFYPSPYEKAAVITLDGRGEKATTGYFLGEGNVMTQLATVDMPHSLGMLYEKITTYLGFLHSSDEYKVMALASYGKPKYVDEFRSVIHVGDNGNYTIDEFEPEKWWGIGRMKDDSFDEIHFDIAHSLQKVLEETVLQLVNWLYSKTDSENLCMAGGVALNCVMNAVIRDKSPFKNIWVQPAAGDAGTALGAALWVDVNLNTKRSTGRYAAIMDHVYWGPSYSDEEIEKFMIWAKTPYRKLTDVAKETAAILADNKIIAWYQGRMEFGPRSLGSRSILASPIPQEMQARLNDIKDREDFRPVAPVVLEEDVAEWFVGGSFSPFMLFVYPVQADKADKIPAVRHTDGTARVQTINRDQHPEYYDLIREFKKLTGVPVLVNTSFNTRGEPIVCSPRDAIECFWTSPFDALIINSFILEK